AACTCATAGCGAAAGGCAATGCCTTCATCATAAGCCCTGAAAACGATGTTCAACTGGCGCTGTGGTAGTATTTTTTCTACCAGCGCAATCGTAATCTCATTGTAATTTTCCGGATACACTTCCTTCTCACCATACACGGGTTTCCAGCTGCCACGGTGCGCCTGCTTTTTTACGCCGGTTATTTTAAAAAAGGATTGCAGGATGGGCCCGCCGGAAAACTGAAATCCCATTGGCGAGGGAAGCAAAAATTGTTTCCCTTTGTAAAACACTTCATAGGTGACCTGTTTGTCGCCAACCGTATCGATGTTACAAACGATCCTGATCTGTTTATCGGGCGACACCACTTCTGTTTGTGCGGCCAATGCTGCCGGTATTATAACAGGCATCAGTAAATACAGGAATTTCTTTATCATGCAGGGAGTTAATTAGTAGTTACAGATACATTGTCTATTTGCACCATGGTGCTGTTGGGCATGCCGGAGGCAACAGGGATTGCAACCAACAGGTCTTTTTTCAAAGTCAGTTGCACACTTCCAATGAGCGTCCAGTTATTGCCATCGTAAGAACCAAAGCCGGTAAAAGTGGAGCCCTTTCTTTGCAAACGTAACCAGTAAAAGCCGGTCAGGCGGCCATAGGTTACAGCGGGTTCCACCAATGCATGTCCAATGGTATCAACCGTGTTTACCGCCCCTGTTTTTGCGCGACTCACTAATCGCACATGCCAGGAGGGCGCTTCCACGGTATTGGTTTTACCAGGATATAACATAAGCGCAGCATGCACTGCATTTGCGGTCAATGCTTCGCGCATCATCAACCCCATGCTGGTGAACTGCGAACCAGGTTCGGGATTTATACGCATGGTGATGGTTCCATCGCCTTGTAATAGCCGGTAAATAACAAAACAGGTATCCCGGGTATCGCCCAAACCATTCCCCAAAGCGGCTACGCTAAATCCATTACCAACGTATTCGGCTTTGTCTGTTGTGGCAGCTGCGCCTATTGCCTGTTGTTTCCAGGCATTGGGCAAGCCGGCAGCAATGCTCACTTCCCAGGCTTTGGCACTTTCACCTTTTGCATTGGTTGCAGTGAGGGTATAGTAATACACAACACCGGGTTTTACCTGTTTGTCAGTATAGTTAGCAGCGGTAATGCGGGTCGCAATGGTCGTATAAGGACCACCGCTATTTAATGCTCGTTTTACAGAATAGGTTTCAGCACCGGTAGTGGCTATCCAGCTCAGGGTTATTTGTTGGTTGGAACCTGTGGGGATAATACCACCCGGCGCGGCTTTTGGATTGTGAACGATGGCCGAACCGGGCAGTCTTGTATATAACAGCGTACCATAGCCGGGGTGATCGGCGCCGGGTTTGCCTGGCCCTTCGGGTCTTATCTTTTCCGCAGCCTGTTTGGTGAAGGGCGCTTGCAGCCCCATCCTGTTTACATAATGATTATAGATCTGTTCATACACCGCCCGCAAGTCACCGCGTGATTGTTCAGATGGTTTGAAATGCTCATACTTTCCGGTACGATCCAGCTCATGTATAAAGGGCACGTCGTTATTCAGGTTATACTTTGCAGTATATTCAAACCCTTTTAACAGTCGGTTATTGGCATAACCATACAGGTCCAACCCCTGGTGCCAGGCCATTTCGCAGCAATCGCTCAACAGGGCAATCCCCAATTGGGCATGCGCCTGGTCGCGGCCGGTTTCCTGTACCTGTCCGGTTTCATTGATTACATAATGCGTGAGGCGGCCATTACCACTGCCATTTACATAGTATTGCAGGGCGCGTTCATAGATGAACCGGTCGTTACAAAAGATGCCGATGCCCATAACGGTTTTAATAGCCGCTGCATCCCAGTTGCCATTGGCAAATGGCGCAAAGTCTTTCAAAACGGGATAGATCACTTCCCTGAAATGTTTTTCCGTTTGTTGAATATCTGCCTCCAACCAGCCTGCATTGGTATACCGGATGATCTCGGCCGCATTCACCATTTTGAAAGGCCCCAACCCGGCCATCAGCACCGCATCGCGACCCGTGATCGATTTCAGCGTGGCCGACCAGGCATTGATGATTCTGATCGCGGTATCTGCATAGGATTTCTGTCCCGTGATCGCCCACATAATCGCATGTTGATACGCTGCATTGGCGTCATTGTCGTAAGTAGTTTGTCCCACTGTAGGGTTGCGCCCCACCATGGCCATCGGTCCCTGCATTTTATAACCCTCCCGCGAGGCGGGATCCTGAATAAACACCTGGTAGCCGGCATAAATGGGTTCCTGTTTGGCAGCCACTGCGGTCTTCATCCGTTGCAGATCTTCCCGGCTTTGGAGTAGGCCGGGATGGATGAATGTTTGGGCGTGGATCATACCTGGTAAAAGGGAAAATATCATAATGAGATGCTTCATAGTATTAATTTAGTGAGTAGTGAGTAGTGAGTGGGTTCCCGACATTCGGGAGAACTGAACAATCGCGAGTTCACTCACTACTGACTACTGACTACTGACTACCAACCATTATTCTGAGTAACTTCCTGCTGATTAGATAAACTATTCATCCAACTTAACGGGAAAGGTCGCAAATAAAATTTAGAATCGCCGGTTGTCAATTGGGTTTGCACGCCGCCGGTGATGTGGGTAACATCCCAGTTGTATTTAAGTACGCGGTCTGCTAACTTATGGGTGCGTTGCAGGTCGTTCCAGCGTGGCGCTTCGCCAAACAATTCCAATGCCCTCTCGTCAAGAATATCATCGATGGTAACGGTTCCTGTTTTCTGTAAGGAGCCGGGTATTTTTTCAGCTCTTGTTCTTACTTTATTCAAGTAGAGTAATGCATTGGCATTGTCACCCTTTTTTACGGCTGCTTCGGCGGCTATCAAACAGGTTTCGGCCAGGCGGTACAGGTAAATATCGCGGGTGCCGGAACCGGCATTGCTTTCATTGTAAATGGTGTTGGCATCCTTGAACTTCCAAACCGGTAACCAGGCCCGGGTAGTGGAATTGGTGGTTTGATAGGCGTTCTTGTAATAATCATCCTTCGTCCAGTCGGTGGTATCGCCAACGGGGTAATTGTATACTACATACTTTACGGTTGTTCTATCGGCATCGCTCCATTGTTTGTATTTGGCATCAGTAGGCACCGGCAAATAAATAACGGTATCGCCCAAGGCAAATTTTCCTGCTACGGCACTGGTGCACTGGAACCAGTCCTTACCACGATTGGTGCCATCGACAGCCGTTGCCGGCGTACCATTAACCGGACTCATAAAGGTTACTTCGGCTCGGCGGTCTTTTTGCCAGTCGTATAATAAATACGCCAGTTTGGTGGGAATGCCGGCCACATCATCATTGCTGTAAATGGCGCTTTTCGACAACCCGGCCCAGCCTTCGCGATACGGAAACAAATACCATTTGGGCCAGTTGTTGGTATTGTTATTCGCCGTGGTGGAAAAACCTATAGAGAACAGGATCTCGTTATTGGTTTCATTGGCCTGCCGGTGTACCTGGGCAAAATCACTTACCAGGGAGTAACCGGAGTTATTGATCACATCTGCTGCATCGTTATACGCATTCGTAAAATCATTGGCATCGGCATACGGTTGATACCCCCTGGTGAGGTACACCAGCGCCCGCAGGTGTTTGGCTGCGCTTGCCGACATTCTGCCAAAATCTGTTCCTGTTGGTTTCCCGGGTAAGATGGCAATGGCATCGGTAAGGTCTTTCAGGATCTGCGTATAAAACGCCGCGCCATCTGCTATTTCCGCAGTGTTGGTGGGCGCCATGGGCTCCGACGTTATTAATGGCGCCCGGCCCCAGTTACGCACGATCTCGAATAAATACAGGGCGCGTAAGGCCTTTGCCTCTGCTACTCTTTTATCACGCACCGCAGGATCGATGCCATCGGGATCGGCATCCTTGGTGATTACCGCCGGCGCCCGGTCAATAGCAGCATTTACGTTCTTCAACGCCGCATACAACATGGTCCAGTAATTGGCGATGCTGCCGTCGTTTGAGGTTAACGTTACTGTATACTGGTTTAACGGGCTCACCGCACCGGGATAATTTTGTGTTACTATATCGGTGCCCAGCTGCGTTACGTTTTGGTAGTCTTTGCTGTTATAGATCGTTCGCAGGTTACTGTAACAACCAATCACCAGGCTTTCATAGCCAGCCCTGGTAGCGAAATACTGTTCGGCCGACTGGCTGCTGTAATTCACTTCGGCCAGGAAATCTTTTTTGCAGGAAGTGGTGGCAACCACTATCGTGAGCGCCAGCATTCCTTTTATCATGTATTTATTGATGCACATGGTAGTTCGTTAAAGCGTTTAGAAAGAAATGTCCAGGCCCAGCAACAGGTTACGGGTCATCAGGTCGCTGGTATTAGGGCCCACCGTTGCCTGTTCCGGATCGTACCCGCTGAACGGCGTAATGATGAGCGGGTTCTGCACCGTTGCATAGATCCTGAAGCGACTGATCTTTAATCTATCCAGTAACTTCTTATTGAACGTATAGCCCAACGTGGCATACGCTGCTTTTACAAAGTCGGTGCTTTGCATTTCGTGCGACACGGTTTTAGAAATGCTGTTCTGATCTCTGTAGGGCCCCATGTTGCTGGGTTGCGCCATGGTATTGGAAGGATTTTCGGGTGTCCAGTAATCCTTCTTCAGGTTATTAAAGTTGCCGTTGTTGTTCTCCAACGCCCAGGATACATAGAACTGGTTTCGTTCCCTGGCACCGGTTCTGAAGTAAACATGTACCGCAAAGTCGAAGTTCTTATATTGAAAGGTATTGGTAAACCCTCCGATATAATCGGGTGTGCGTTTGCCATCGAGGTAACGGTCTTTTTCATTGTTGATCACGCCGTCCTTATCAGAATCCTTTACGCGGAACTGTCCGGGCTTTTGTCCGTATTGGGCGGCTTCGGCTTCCTGGCCTAATTGCCATACGCCAATCGTCATCAGGTCCCAGTTAACCCGAATGGGTTGGCCAATAAACCAGCCGTTCGCATAATCACCCGTCATGCCGGCCAACTGGTTGCTGTATTTGCCCAGGTCTTCTTTGTAAGCCAGGTCAACAATGGCGTTTTTATTATACGCCAGCGTGAAGGTAGAGTTCCAGCGAAAATGTTCCGTTTGTACGTTCACGGTATTCAGGGTTAACTCTACACCTTTATTGCGAACCGAGCCTACATTGGCGGTAATGGAAGTATACCCTAGTGTTACGGGCACCAGTTTGCTCATGATGAGGTTGGTGGTTAACCGGTTGTACAACTCCACCGAACCGGTGATGCGGTTGTTCAACAACCCGAAGTCAACACCGAGGTTATATTCTTTGGTGGTTTCCCAGCTCAGCGCATCGTTGCGTAAATTGTTGGGTACATTACCAATTACATCGGAGCCGAAGGAATAATATTGCGGTGCAGAAATACTGCCGTTTGTTTGATAAGGCTTCACCGCATCATTACCGGTTTGTCCATAACTCATGCGCAGTTTCAGATCGCTCAACCACTTCACATCTTTTAAAAAGTTTTCCTCCCTTATCTTCCAGCCAACGGCGGCAGAGGGAAACATCGCCCATTTATGTCCTTCCGCCAGGCGGGAAGAACCATCGTAGCGCGCGCTCACCGTAAACAGATACTTATTCATGAGCGTATAGTTGATACGCCCGAGGCAGGAAGTTAAATTAGTTTGGGTATACGCAGAACTCTGACCGGTTGGCGTACCACCCTGGATGTTATAATAAAGTGAATTGAACGTAAGGTCTTTTGAAGCTGCCTGCACGTTTTCATATTGCGTTTTCTGTAAGGAATATACCGCCGTTGCATCGAGGTTGTGAATACCCCTGGCCCATTTATACGTGGCAATGTTATCCAGCACCCAGTTGGTGTTGGTATACTTCTGCAAACTGGAAGTGGCGCCCGCAGCCGTACCCTGTAATGCTTTTGTATATACGCCACGGTATTGGCCCACCTGGTAATTTTCTACATAAGGAGAAAATGAAGAACGAAGTTCCAGGCCGTTCACCGGGGTTAATCTAAGATATACATTCCCCAAAAACGTATTGCCTTTGGTATTATTGAACTCATTGTTTTGGGTAATGAGGGGATTGAACAAACCATTGCTGGGGTACTTCCATTGCGAAGTACCATCTACCAGGCTATTGGGAAATTGCGTGGGCCGCATGCGGAAGGCGTCCTGCAACAGATCGCTGTTACCGGTTTCGCGTATGCTGTGGGTAAAATACACGCTGCCGCCAAAACCCAGTACTTCATTCGCTTTCAGGTCCAACACCGCACGCAGGTTGTACCGAGTATACTCCTGGGGTTTCAGCATGCCGTCTTCATAATAGTAGCCGCCGGAAAGGGCGTATTTGGCGTCATCGGTACCACCGGCAGCAGATACGGTATGATTAGTTTGCAGCGCCTTGCTGGAGATAGCGTCTATCCAGTCGTAATAATTATGGTCCTGCACCGCTTTTAATTCGGAAGGATCGGTGAAAATCTGGTCGTCGGGCACGTACACATTGTTATTGGTGGCCCGCCGGGCTTCGCGCGCCAGTTGAACATACTCATCGCCGGTCATCATCTTTGGCACATTGGTATATTGCCGCATGCCCACATAATTATCGTAGCTGATCTTTACCTTACCCGTTTTACCTCTTTTAGTGGTTACGATCACCACGCCATTGGCGCCACGCGAACCGTAAATGGCAGTCGCAGATGCGTCTTTCAGGATGTCGATCTTCTCGATGTCGTTCGGGTTGATCATATCCATATTGGTAACCTGGATGCCATCTACCACAATCAACGGAGTATTGGAGCTTGAAATAGAACTCAACCCCCGCATATCTATACTATAACTGCCACCTGGCTTGTTGTTACTTCTTACAATGTTAACGCCGGCTACAGCACCCTGCATGGCGCCCATGGAGTTGTTATTGCCGCCCCGCACCAGCGTTTCATTGCTTACACTGGCAATGGCCCCGGTAAGGTCTGACTTCTTTTTTGTTCCATATCCCACTACCACTACATCATTCAGGTTCGAGGCCTCGGTAACCAGGGTTATATTGATGGTTTTGCTGTTGCCAATTGTTTGTTCTTTGGTTCCATACCCAATGGCGCTGAACACCAGCACGTTTTTATTGCCCGGTACGGCAATGGTAAATTTGCCGCCGGCATCGGTAGTGGTGACCGTGTTGGTACCTTTTACGGTAACGTTAATGCCCGACAGCGGTTCGCCACCGGCGCCTTTAACTGTTCCGGTGACAGTTTTGGTTCCCTGGGCAAACCCATTACCGGTAATAAACAGTAACAGGACAATGAGGCACAATGGAAGCCCCGTAATCTTGTTGTCAATTTTGCTCATAATGGCTTTTTAAAAAATGTATTAGCAATCAAACTCAGACATGAGAAAGCCGTTCAGGTCTGTTGGGTGAACTGACCTGTCACTTTCCTGCAGTAAAAACTCAATGAACTATGATCCGGAAGGTGGCTGTTGTACAATAGGCATGATGGCAAGTTTTGGTTTGAAATGTTCAATCGTTACAAGGCGGTTGCCTTAACGACTGCAAAATACGGGGGGAAATCAGGAGCTTGGGGAGGGAGGGAAGCCGTTTCAGGGGGGTGAGGAAGCCATTTTTACTACTTTACCCCCTTTGAAATACAGGAATATTTAATAATGAATGTTGACGTGAAGACCTCGTCGCGGACTTTTTCCTTACTTCAATATTCGACATTCAACATTCGACATTTTGTATTTACTTTCCCGGTTTTCTCACACTAAATTGGGCACCAAAGGTTTTACGATATTTCTTAATATAATCAGAGGGGTTCATCCCAAACACTTTATGGAATTCGGCGCGGAAGAATTTGATGTCGTTAATGCCAACGCGTAAGGCTGTTTCGCTTACATTATAATTTGTATTAATAAACAGTTCGGCCGCCTTGCGCAGGCGGATGAAGCGGATGAATGATTTGATGGAGAGCCCCGAAACCGATTTTACTTTCCGGAACAGGTTGCTGCGGCTCATACCTATTTCGGCCAGCAATACTTTCAGGTTAAAACTGTCATCGTCGAGGTGGCTTTCCACAATGGCGATACAGCGTTCCAGGAATTCCTTGTATTCCTGCGACACCTTCTGATCGGTATGGTTGAGGGTGATGGCGTTGAAGAAATAATGCTGCAGCACGGTGCGGGCCTTGAGCAAGCTGGCCACACGGGCCACCAGGATATCTTTATCAAATGGTTTAGTGATGTAATCGTCGGCGCCACCTTCAACGCCTTTCAACCGTACTTCGGCCGACGTACTGGCGGTGAGCAAAATAACCGGGATGTGCTGCAGGGCCGCATCTTCTTTGATCTTTTTACAAAGATCGATGCCGCTCATGCCCTGCATCTGGATATCGGCGATCACCAGGTCGGGCAGGTGTTTGTGCGCCAGGCTCAGGCCATTTTCCCCGTCAGCTGCCAGCAGCACCTGGTAGGTATTTCTAAACAGCCCGGAAAGATATTGCAGGATCCGTTCATCGTCATCTATCAGCAGGATCGATTTCTTTTCGGTAACCACTGCCTCCAGCGGTTCGCCATCCGGCTCCCCTGATTCGGTGGATGCGCTTAATTCATCATCCAGCGTCAGTTCATCCAGTAATACAGGTTGAACCGTCACATCATCCAGGATCACATCCGTTCCAAAATGCTGAACACCTTTAAGCAGACTAAGCGTAAACGTAGTGCCCTCACCGGGTTTGCTTTCAAAACTGATCTTGCCTTTATGCCGGGCAGTTAGGTGCTTTACCAGATACAAGCCAATGCCAAAACCCTTTTGGGCGGTAATGGCCGAACCGGAAGCCCGGTAGAATTTCTCAAACAACTGATCGCCGGTTTCCTTGTCAATGCCAATGCCTGTGTCCTGCACCTGGAACACTACTTCATTGTCTGTTTCCCGCACCTGTAAAACAATGCGGCCGCCTTCCGGCGTATACTTACATGCATTCGACAACAGGTTATATAAGATAATGCCCAGTTTTTCCCGGTCGGCATACACCTCCGGGTGTTGGGGGCAATCATATTCATAGGTTATCTTTTTGGCTTTCGCCTGCTGTACAAAACACAGGTAAATATCGTGGG
The Niastella koreensis GR20-10 genome window above contains:
- a CDS encoding alginate lyase family protein, translating into MKHLIMIFSLLPGMIHAQTFIHPGLLQSREDLQRMKTAVAAKQEPIYAGYQVFIQDPASREGYKMQGPMAMVGRNPTVGQTTYDNDANAAYQHAIMWAITGQKSYADTAIRIINAWSATLKSITGRDAVLMAGLGPFKMVNAAEIIRYTNAGWLEADIQQTEKHFREVIYPVLKDFAPFANGNWDAAAIKTVMGIGIFCNDRFIYERALQYYVNGSGNGRLTHYVINETGQVQETGRDQAHAQLGIALLSDCCEMAWHQGLDLYGYANNRLLKGFEYTAKYNLNNDVPFIHELDRTGKYEHFKPSEQSRGDLRAVYEQIYNHYVNRMGLQAPFTKQAAEKIRPEGPGKPGADHPGYGTLLYTRLPGSAIVHNPKAAPGGIIPTGSNQQITLSWIATTGAETYSVKRALNSGGPYTTIATRITAANYTDKQVKPGVVYYYTLTATNAKGESAKAWEVSIAAGLPNAWKQQAIGAAATTDKAEYVGNGFSVAALGNGLGDTRDTCFVIYRLLQGDGTITMRINPEPGSQFTSMGLMMREALTANAVHAALMLYPGKTNTVEAPSWHVRLVSRAKTGAVNTVDTIGHALVEPAVTYGRLTGFYWLRLQRKGSTFTGFGSYDGNNWTLIGSVQLTLKKDLLVAIPVASGMPNSTMVQIDNVSVTTN
- a CDS encoding RagB/SusD family nutrient uptake outer membrane protein, with amino-acid sequence MCINKYMIKGMLALTIVVATTSCKKDFLAEVNYSSQSAEQYFATRAGYESLVIGCYSNLRTIYNSKDYQNVTQLGTDIVTQNYPGAVSPLNQYTVTLTSNDGSIANYWTMLYAALKNVNAAIDRAPAVITKDADPDGIDPAVRDKRVAEAKALRALYLFEIVRNWGRAPLITSEPMAPTNTAEIADGAAFYTQILKDLTDAIAILPGKPTGTDFGRMSASAAKHLRALVYLTRGYQPYADANDFTNAYNDAADVINNSGYSLVSDFAQVHRQANETNNEILFSIGFSTTANNNTNNWPKWYLFPYREGWAGLSKSAIYSNDDVAGIPTKLAYLLYDWQKDRRAEVTFMSPVNGTPATAVDGTNRGKDWFQCTSAVAGKFALGDTVIYLPVPTDAKYKQWSDADRTTVKYVVYNYPVGDTTDWTKDDYYKNAYQTTNSTTRAWLPVWKFKDANTIYNESNAGSGTRDIYLYRLAETCLIAAEAAVKKGDNANALLYLNKVRTRAEKIPGSLQKTGTVTIDDILDERALELFGEAPRWNDLQRTHKLADRVLKYNWDVTHITGGVQTQLTTGDSKFYLRPFPLSWMNSLSNQQEVTQNNGW
- a CDS encoding SusC/RagA family TonB-linked outer membrane protein, with the translated sequence MSKIDNKITGLPLCLIVLLLFITGNGFAQGTKTVTGTVKGAGGEPLSGINVTVKGTNTVTTTDAGGKFTIAVPGNKNVLVFSAIGYGTKEQTIGNSKTINITLVTEASNLNDVVVVGYGTKKKSDLTGAIASVSNETLVRGGNNNSMGAMQGAVAGVNIVRSNNKPGGSYSIDMRGLSSISSSNTPLIVVDGIQVTNMDMINPNDIEKIDILKDASATAIYGSRGANGVVIVTTKRGKTGKVKISYDNYVGMRQYTNVPKMMTGDEYVQLAREARRATNNNVYVPDDQIFTDPSELKAVQDHNYYDWIDAISSKALQTNHTVSAAGGTDDAKYALSGGYYYEDGMLKPQEYTRYNLRAVLDLKANEVLGFGGSVYFTHSIRETGNSDLLQDAFRMRPTQFPNSLVDGTSQWKYPSNGLFNPLITQNNEFNNTKGNTFLGNVYLRLTPVNGLELRSSFSPYVENYQVGQYRGVYTKALQGTAAGATSSLQKYTNTNWVLDNIATYKWARGIHNLDATAVYSLQKTQYENVQAASKDLTFNSLYYNIQGGTPTGQSSAYTQTNLTSCLGRINYTLMNKYLFTVSARYDGSSRLAEGHKWAMFPSAAVGWKIREENFLKDVKWLSDLKLRMSYGQTGNDAVKPYQTNGSISAPQYYSFGSDVIGNVPNNLRNDALSWETTKEYNLGVDFGLLNNRITGSVELYNRLTTNLIMSKLVPVTLGYTSITANVGSVRNKGVELTLNTVNVQTEHFRWNSTFTLAYNKNAIVDLAYKEDLGKYSNQLAGMTGDYANGWFIGQPIRVNWDLMTIGVWQLGQEAEAAQYGQKPGQFRVKDSDKDGVINNEKDRYLDGKRTPDYIGGFTNTFQYKNFDFAVHVYFRTGARERNQFYVSWALENNNGNFNNLKKDYWTPENPSNTMAQPSNMGPYRDQNSISKTVSHEMQSTDFVKAAYATLGYTFNKKLLDRLKISRFRIYATVQNPLIITPFSGYDPEQATVGPNTSDLMTRNLLLGLDISF